A single genomic interval of Gossypium raimondii isolate GPD5lz chromosome 11, ASM2569854v1, whole genome shotgun sequence harbors:
- the LOC105802455 gene encoding protein transport protein SEC13 homolog B: MPAQKIETGHEDALHDVAMDYYGKRLATASSDTTIKIIGITGSSSQQLAVLHGHKGPVWGVAWAHPKFGSILASCSYDGQVIIWKENNQNEWLQAHVFNDHKSSVNSIAWAPHELGLCLACGSSDGNISVFTARDDGSWDTTRIEQAHPVGVTSVSWAPSTALGAFIGSGLLDPVQKLASGGCDNMVKVWRLYNGSWKMDYSPALQMHTDWVRDVAWAPNLGLPKCTIASASQDGKVIIWTCGKEGEQWKGTILKDFKTPVWRISWSLTGNLLSVADANNNVTLWKETVDDEWQEVNAIEP, from the coding sequence ATGCCTGCACAGAAAATCGAGACAGGTCATGAGGATGCACTCCATGATGTTGCCATGGATTATTATGGAAAACGATTGGCGACTGCTTCATCTGATACTACCATTAAGATCATTGGCATAACTGGATCTAGTTCACAGCAACTTGCTGTTCTACATGGCCATAAAGGACCTGTTTGGGGGGTTGCTTGGGCACATCCCAAGTTTGGATCAATCCTTGCATCGTGTTCTTACGATGGCCAGGTGATAATCTGGaaggaaaataatcaaaacgAGTGGCTGCAGGCCCATGTTTTTAATGATCATAAGTCATCTGTGAACTCCATTGCATGGGCACCCCATGAGCTTGGCCTCTGTTTGGCCTGCGGGTCTTCTGATGGGAATATATCAGTCTTTACTGCTAGGGATGATGGTAGTTGGGATACCACCAGGATAGAGCAAGCTCACCCTGTTGGAGTAACCTCAGTCTCGTGGGCACCATCAACCGCACTCGGTGCTTTCATTGGATCTGGTCTACTGGATCCTGTTCAGAAGCTGGCCTCTGGTGGATGTGACAACATGGTCAAAGTATGGAGGCTGTATAATGGGAGTTGGAAGATGGACTACAGCCCTGCCCTCCAGATGCACACTGATTGGGTGCGGGATGTTGCTTGGGCACCCAACTTGGGGCTCCCAAAATGCACGATTGCAAGTGCTTCTCAGGATGGGAAAGTTATTATATGGACTTGCGGTAAAGAAGGGGAGCAATGGAAGGGTACGATTTTGAAGGATTTCAAGACCCCAGTTTGGAGGATCTCATGGTCGCTGACTGGAAACTTATTGTCTGTTGCTGATGCCAATAACAATGTCACATTGTGGAAAGAAACGGTTGATGATGAGTGGCAAGAAGTGAATGCTATTGAGCcatga
- the LOC105802453 gene encoding LOW QUALITY PROTEIN: metalloendoproteinase 1 (The sequence of the model RefSeq protein was modified relative to this genomic sequence to represent the inferred CDS: substituted 1 base at 1 genomic stop codon) has product MAPKLAISALLLLLVIIQALFVKSEPXISKSLRLLEGAQKGYTFEGLNQVKQYLKAFGYYSINGSSHTDSFDDVLESALKSYQQYYRLKVTGRIDSNTLKKMSTPRCGIQDIFNDSDDDVKFSMIANYSFFNGMPRWNKRQLTYMFRSSAFVISDQQFRPITTSALNKWAAVSSFTFREANPSDIVMGFHRRSHGDNVPFDGPGNVLAHAFAPRDGRLHYDADENWSTSNAIRQNQFDLESVAIHEIGHILGLGHSEDPNAIMYAYFSPGTIKRNLGGDDIDGIRALYSN; this is encoded by the coding sequence ATGGCTCCCAAGCTTGCAATCTCAGCATTGTTGCTTCTTCTTGTAATAATACAAGCTTTATTTGTTAAATCCGAACCCTAAATTTCCAAATCTCTCCGATTATTGGAGGGAGCTCAAAAAGGATACACATTCGAAGGGCTTAATCAAGTGAAGCAATATTTGAAAGCTTTTGGATATTATTCCATTAATGGTAGTAGCCACACCGATTCTTTTGATGACGTGTTAGAATCCGCACTTAAATCTTACCAACAATACTATCGTCTCAAGGTAACAGGAAGAATCGACTCAAATACCTTGAAAAAAATGTCAACCCCTCGATGTGGCATTCAAGATATTTTTAACGACTCAGATGATGATGTCAAGTTTAGCATGATAGCTAACTATAGCTTTTTTAATGGGATGCCTCGATGGAACAAGCGTCAATTGACTTACATGTTCCGTTCTAGTGCATTTGTGATTAGTGATCAACAATTTAGGCCTATCACCACCAGCGCATTAAACAAATGGGCTGCTGTTTCTAGTTTCACATTTCGAGAAGCCAATCCATCAGATATCGTGATGGGATTTCATCGTCGTTCTCATGGGGACAACGTCCCGTTCGATGGCCCGGGAAATGTTTTAGCTCATGCGTTTGCACCACGAGATGGAAGGCTTCATTACGATGCCGACGAGAATTGGAGTACTAGTAATGCTATACGACAAAACCAATTCGATTTAGAAAGCGTAGCTATTCATGAAATAGGACATATTTTAGGACTTGGGCATAGTGAGGACCCAAATGCTATTATGTACGCATATTTTAGTCCTGGAACCATCAAAAGGAATCTAGGCGGAGATGATATTGATGGCATACGAGCTCTGTACTCCAACTGA